The following proteins are co-located in the Chryseobacterium daecheongense genome:
- the ribB gene encoding 3,4-dihydroxy-2-butanone-4-phosphate synthase, protein MEKLLEKFGVSSRERVENALLKLQQGKGILLVDDENRENEGDIIFPASTITEQDMALLIRECSGIVCLCISEEKSKHLNLRPMVETNNSKNQTAFTISIEAKEGVESGVSAKDRVTTIRTAIAENALADHIASPGHVFPLVAKKGGVFERRGHTEGSVDLVKMANLGDDAVLCELTNEDGSMARLPEIVDFAEKKGMSVVTIEDIHAYRRMIAQN, encoded by the coding sequence ATGGAAAAATTATTAGAAAAATTCGGAGTTTCCTCCAGAGAACGTGTAGAAAATGCACTTTTAAAATTACAACAGGGCAAAGGCATCCTTCTTGTGGATGACGAGAATCGCGAAAACGAAGGCGATATCATCTTCCCTGCCTCTACCATTACAGAACAGGATATGGCACTTTTGATCCGCGAATGCAGCGGCATTGTTTGTTTATGCATTTCGGAAGAAAAAAGCAAGCATCTTAATCTGCGCCCGATGGTAGAGACCAACAACAGTAAAAATCAAACCGCATTTACCATTTCCATTGAAGCAAAAGAAGGAGTGGAATCCGGTGTTTCTGCAAAGGATCGGGTAACCACGATCAGAACTGCCATAGCAGAAAATGCTTTGGCGGACCATATTGCAAGCCCGGGACACGTCTTTCCTCTTGTTGCCAAAAAAGGAGGCGTCTTTGAAAGAAGGGGTCATACGGAAGGAAGTGTTGATCTGGTAAAGATGGCAAATCTTGGGGATGATGCGGTTCTTTGTGAACTCACCAATGAAGACGGCTCTATGGCAAGACTACCCGAAATTGTAGATTTCGCGGAAAAAAAAGGAATGAGTGTAGTCACTATTGAAGACATTCATGCTTATCGCAGAATGATCGCGCAAAATTAA
- a CDS encoding alpha/beta hydrolase yields the protein MEKYASSSDGQKIHYKETGTGDTALILVHGWLGNAEWWENQKEYFKNKYRIVQMDLAGHGKSDKSRKNWSSEQYAEDIKAVASQIDSKDIILVGHSMSGAYVLEAALKIPNLKSVILVDTLKNLDETFPMEQVEEVLFVHYRNDFKNAVENILPQFLFVEKTPETVKERVQKEFLQNTGEMAIELLIPLYKTDFRKAASQIKVPVRAINSDASPTNADANRQYLQDFDYVNISDVGHYPMLEKPQEFNILLENILEQTN from the coding sequence ATGGAAAAATATGCATCATCATCGGATGGACAAAAAATTCATTACAAAGAAACAGGCACCGGAGATACAGCCTTAATCCTTGTTCACGGATGGCTGGGAAATGCGGAATGGTGGGAAAACCAGAAGGAATATTTTAAAAATAAATACCGTATTGTTCAGATGGACCTTGCAGGCCATGGAAAATCTGACAAATCCAGAAAAAACTGGTCGAGTGAGCAATATGCTGAAGATATTAAAGCCGTTGCCAGCCAGATCGATTCAAAAGACATTATACTAGTTGGCCACTCCATGTCGGGAGCCTATGTTCTGGAAGCTGCCCTGAAAATTCCCAATTTAAAGTCAGTGATTTTGGTAGATACCTTAAAAAATCTGGATGAAACTTTCCCAATGGAACAGGTGGAAGAGGTTTTATTTGTTCATTACCGGAATGATTTTAAAAATGCGGTCGAAAATATTCTTCCCCAATTCCTTTTTGTGGAAAAAACTCCGGAAACAGTAAAGGAAAGAGTACAAAAAGAATTCCTTCAGAATACGGGAGAGATGGCAATAGAACTGCTCATTCCCTTATACAAAACCGATTTCCGGAAAGCCGCATCGCAGATTAAAGTGCCCGTAAGAGCAATCAACTCAGATGCTTCACCTACAAATGCTGATGCCAACCGCCAATACTTACAGGATTTCGATTATGTAAATATAAGTGATGTAGGCCACTACCCTATGCTTGAAAAGCCTCAGGAATTTAATATACTCTTGGAAAATATATTGGAACAAACAAACTGA
- a CDS encoding DUF1772 domain-containing protein: MKLFILYLYIIIGSGILFVNLYNSIVDAPNWGRNIPDSLETAKNYFQQKTPADFFKITGPLHHLIGLAVIIFLWNPYPQTRGYIISAFILFVLADVFTVLYFFPRNDILFGQKPVDPKIALQTWKEWSHMNWIRSLILLSGVVISCISLYKIYR; the protein is encoded by the coding sequence ATGAAACTTTTTATTTTATATCTCTACATCATAATCGGAAGCGGAATATTATTTGTCAACCTTTACAATTCCATTGTCGATGCCCCGAACTGGGGTAGAAACATTCCCGATTCCCTTGAAACGGCAAAAAATTATTTTCAGCAGAAAACACCGGCAGACTTCTTTAAAATAACAGGACCTCTCCACCACCTCATCGGATTAGCGGTGATCATTTTTTTGTGGAATCCATATCCTCAGACCCGGGGGTATATAATTTCGGCATTCATCCTTTTTGTTCTTGCTGATGTATTTACAGTACTGTATTTCTTTCCTAGAAATGATATTCTTTTCGGACAAAAACCCGTCGATCCCAAAATTGCTTTGCAAACGTGGAAAGAATGGAGCCACATGAATTGGATCCGTTCATTGATACTTCTTTCCGGAGTTGTAATTTCGTGCATTTCTCTATATAAAATATACCGGTAA